From Vallitalea longa, the proteins below share one genomic window:
- the dprA gene encoding DNA-processing protein DprA codes for MGSTMEKEHYWLWLNNIKGIGLKKIKYLLNYFDEPKYIWEATYDELDEVKRIREIDKKTIIESRNKHKIIEYYDRLNKNNINFYSTDNYMYPENLKNIYDYPYGIYVKGELSANSPIIAIVGARRCTEYGREIAKYFARELAKMGIIIISGMARGIDTAAHKGALEGGGKTYAVLGCGVNICYPKENYMLMNKISENGALISEFPVNQIPKAGNFPLRNRIISGISDGVLIVEAASKSGSLITADQALEQGKDVYSIPGRITDKLSEGTNHLIKMGAKMVTNIDDILEEFSYKYSNEKQKNSENITLGLAEIEKIVYSCLSLEPLFIDDIHSKSNIPIDELGLILTKLELKGVIKQLPNKYFIKKL; via the coding sequence ATGGGGAGTACTATGGAAAAGGAGCATTATTGGTTATGGTTAAATAATATTAAAGGTATTGGATTGAAAAAAATCAAATACCTCCTTAACTATTTTGATGAACCAAAGTATATATGGGAGGCAACTTATGATGAACTTGATGAAGTAAAAAGAATTAGAGAAATTGATAAGAAAACAATTATTGAGTCTAGAAATAAACATAAAATAATAGAATATTATGACAGACTTAATAAAAACAATATTAATTTTTATTCTACTGATAATTATATGTATCCTGAAAATCTAAAAAATATTTATGATTATCCATATGGTATTTATGTTAAGGGTGAACTATCTGCTAATTCACCTATTATAGCTATAGTTGGTGCTAGAAGATGTACAGAATATGGTAGAGAAATTGCAAAATATTTTGCAAGAGAATTAGCAAAAATGGGAATTATAATTATTAGTGGTATGGCTAGAGGGATTGATACCGCTGCACATAAAGGAGCTTTAGAAGGTGGTGGTAAGACATATGCTGTACTTGGGTGCGGTGTTAACATATGTTATCCAAAAGAAAATTATATGCTAATGAACAAAATTAGTGAAAATGGAGCGTTAATATCTGAATTTCCTGTTAATCAAATCCCTAAAGCAGGTAATTTCCCTCTTAGAAATAGAATTATAAGTGGTATAAGTGACGGTGTTTTAATTGTAGAAGCTGCTAGTAAAAGTGGTTCATTAATTACTGCTGACCAAGCATTAGAACAAGGGAAAGATGTATATAGTATCCCTGGTAGGATTACAGATAAATTAAGTGAAGGTACTAATCATCTAATAAAAATGGGTGCAAAGATGGTAACTAATATTGATGATATTTTAGAGGAATTTTCATATAAATATAGCAATGAAAAACAAAAAAATTCAGAAAATATTACTTTAGGACTTGCAGAAATTGAAAAAATAGTGTATTCTTGTTTAAGTTTAGAACCTTTATTTATTGACGATATACATAGTAAGTCAAATATACCAATTGATGAACTTGGGTTGATATTAACAAAACTGGAACTTAAGGGCGTAATAAAACAACTGCCAAATAAGTATTTCATTAAAAAATTGTAG
- a CDS encoding lipid II:glycine glycyltransferase FemX, translating into MNFVTHIDEKKYTLFNEKHPNGHALQSIEWGNFKSMGEWTKELVGLEDDNGDLQASAMLLRRKLPGLSRYILYAPRGYVLDYNDVSLIREFSKNVKQYAKKTKAIFVKIDPCIIYKERTIDGDIREDGIDNSMLINSIKDMGYAHKGTTLDFEGIQPRFVFKLDVDKDKDTLFKSFHHKTRYNIRLAEKKGIEIYEGNINDLKEFERIMRITGARDGFITRPLKYFQDMYESMEKQGKMKVFMAKYNVNKALDKSIKDLDKEQNSKKPNEDRINKLQREIPEMKKLAEENPEGIIVSGAIILLNGEKSWYLYGASDNLYRNLMPNYLLQWHMIAYSMDCGCTLYDFRGISGNLDPNHHLYGLYRFKKGFNGDFVEYIGEFDLVVSKFYYHLWEFWVPKIKKLVTRLKKK; encoded by the coding sequence ATGAATTTTGTTACACATATAGATGAAAAGAAATATACTCTATTTAATGAAAAACATCCTAATGGTCATGCTTTACAATCAATAGAATGGGGTAATTTTAAAAGTATGGGTGAATGGACTAAAGAATTAGTTGGACTTGAAGACGATAATGGTGATTTACAAGCTTCAGCTATGCTTTTAAGACGAAAGTTACCTGGTCTATCTCGATATATATTATATGCTCCACGTGGGTATGTTCTTGATTACAATGATGTTTCATTGATTAGAGAATTCTCAAAAAATGTTAAGCAATATGCTAAAAAAACTAAAGCGATTTTTGTTAAGATAGATCCTTGTATTATTTACAAGGAAAGAACTATTGATGGAGATATTAGAGAAGATGGTATAGATAATTCAATGCTAATTAATTCAATTAAAGATATGGGTTATGCTCACAAAGGTACCACTCTTGATTTTGAAGGTATTCAGCCTAGATTTGTATTTAAATTAGATGTAGATAAAGACAAAGATACTCTTTTTAAAAGTTTTCATCACAAAACTAGATATAATATCAGATTAGCAGAAAAAAAAGGTATAGAAATATATGAAGGAAATATTAATGATCTAAAAGAGTTTGAAAGAATTATGCGAATTACAGGAGCTAGAGACGGTTTCATAACAAGACCTCTAAAATATTTCCAAGATATGTATGAATCAATGGAAAAACAAGGTAAAATGAAGGTTTTTATGGCAAAGTATAATGTTAATAAAGCTTTAGATAAATCAATTAAAGACTTAGATAAAGAACAAAATTCCAAAAAACCTAATGAAGACAGGATTAATAAACTACAAAGAGAAATACCGGAGATGAAAAAACTAGCTGAAGAAAACCCAGAAGGCATTATAGTATCTGGAGCCATCATACTCTTGAATGGTGAAAAATCTTGGTATCTCTATGGAGCTAGTGACAACCTTTATAGAAATCTAATGCCTAATTATTTATTGCAGTGGCATATGATAGCATATTCTATGGATTGTGGCTGCACATTATATGATTTTAGAGGTATTTCTGGTAATCTGGACCCAAATCATCACTTATATGGATTATATAGGTTTAAAAAAGGATTTAATGGAGATTTTGTAGAGTATATAGGTGAGTTTGATTTAGTGGTCAGCAAATTCTATTATCATTTGTGGGAATTTTGGGTACCCAAAATCAAAAAACTAGTAACGAGACTAAAGAAAAAATAA
- a CDS encoding phospholipase D-like domain-containing protein, with protein MSKVYTNTETKKDCLLNRLLDVRVNNNLLICSPFFTHNDYLDYIIDNNIKLNLVVRLCTSTDCQLLMSLLDKPNIQVRFFNSRVFHSKMYVIDSKTVILGSSNFTKSGLNENMELNVELDNNFEGFNELLRISVSYWNQAQVLTCEVLNKLSELLEENRSNKDETELEKRIAGINSNIKKKRVFSEIHKKRISESNKGKKGAKLEGERLRKLNDAAILSLSKPVVCINTGKKYDSMQIASREVYGYDRGYGYISKVCKGEREHYKKLVWRYYEEYKDYSDVEKEKLKELIRRINTKQYTEKLKRKILCKSMRYDSLKEFGEYALQSGLIKAGSSRPEQIISALIKSSEKQGIPFARLSTKYGFEYFYYADYDVIMDKDKVVEEKPVKKSLEEYMKEYDELLDLELGDLTLGDLLCSNTKKFYKINDKYYKSKTKLMEDYTYDEIIDRERLLVLIKEKGYSANWQFDIEKVNLSQKNKYYLKDNIIYQYKNDFIKLNCTEVNKEAIMCELELSLKLDFTLNNIY; from the coding sequence ATGAGCAAAGTTTATACAAATACTGAGACGAAAAAGGATTGTTTGTTGAATCGATTATTAGATGTTAGAGTTAACAATAATTTATTAATATGTTCCCCATTTTTTACTCATAATGATTACCTGGATTATATTATTGATAATAACATTAAACTTAATTTGGTTGTGAGACTTTGTACATCAACTGATTGTCAACTTTTAATGTCATTACTTGATAAACCTAATATTCAAGTAAGGTTCTTTAATTCAAGAGTATTTCATTCAAAAATGTATGTAATAGATAGTAAAACTGTAATACTAGGTTCAAGTAATTTCACTAAGAGTGGTTTGAATGAAAATATGGAGTTAAATGTTGAACTTGATAATAATTTTGAAGGATTTAATGAATTATTAAGGATTTCTGTAAGTTATTGGAATCAAGCACAAGTATTAACTTGTGAAGTTCTAAATAAATTAAGTGAATTATTAGAGGAGAACAGAAGCAATAAAGATGAGACTGAACTAGAGAAAAGAATTGCTGGTATTAACAGTAATATTAAAAAGAAAAGAGTATTTTCAGAGATTCATAAAAAGAGAATCTCTGAAAGTAATAAAGGAAAAAAAGGTGCTAAACTTGAGGGTGAGAGACTAAGAAAACTTAATGATGCTGCAATATTAAGCTTGTCTAAACCAGTTGTCTGTATCAATACCGGAAAAAAATATGATTCAATGCAAATAGCATCTCGAGAAGTGTATGGTTATGATAGAGGATATGGTTATATTAGTAAGGTATGTAAGGGTGAAAGAGAGCATTATAAGAAACTTGTTTGGAGATATTATGAAGAATATAAGGATTACTCAGATGTAGAGAAAGAAAAATTGAAAGAGCTTATTCGCAGAATTAATACTAAACAGTACACTGAAAAATTAAAAAGGAAGATATTATGTAAAAGTATGAGATATGATTCATTGAAAGAATTTGGAGAATATGCATTACAATCAGGTTTGATAAAAGCTGGAAGTAGCAGACCAGAGCAAATAATTTCTGCACTTATCAAGAGTTCAGAGAAACAGGGAATTCCCTTTGCGAGATTATCTACCAAATATGGCTTTGAATATTTTTATTATGCAGATTATGATGTAATAATGGATAAGGATAAAGTAGTTGAAGAGAAACCAGTTAAAAAGAGTTTAGAGGAATATATGAAAGAATATGATGAACTATTAGATTTAGAACTTGGAGATTTGACATTAGGAGATTTATTATGTAGTAATACAAAAAAATTCTACAAGATTAATGATAAATATTATAAGAGTAAAACTAAACTTATGGAAGACTATACATACGATGAAATTATTGACAGGGAAAGATTATTGGTATTGATTAAAGAAAAAGGTTATTCAGCAAATTGGCAATTTGATATAGAGAAAGTTAATCTATCTCAGAAGAATAAGTACTACTTAAAAGACAACATAATATATCAATATAAAAATGATTTTATTAAATTAAATTGTACTGAGGTTAACAAAGAAGCAATTATGTGTGAATTAGAGTTATCTCTGAAACTAGATTTCACTTTAAATAACATATATTGA
- the alr gene encoding alanine racemase produces MSDIYLEVNLHNLYYNLSKIKKQLNSSTMIMAVVKGNAYGHGSVEIAKALSEDVDYFGVGLLDEGVELRKNNIQQSIFLMGPSNDYKTIYDNNITMSICSLNELENLIKWTNNNQKKIKFHLKVETGMNRFGINYNQLEEIKLLLEQSTYAILEGIYSHFATTYKNNKNYVLNQKEKFDKYKTFFDNYYNDLIYHIANSENTIDFKHAHYNMVRLGNALFGPCNSQKNIGLKKISKVKSRIIYTKKVNKGENIGYGNSYKSKQNKIIGIIPIGFYDGMGLLKKPIGSRFLSVTKYYLKEIYRYLFRSKTIIYYEGLPLEILGRPNMQYTIVDITNIKIDNMIVEIKISPMFVKENIKRTYVSEVKN; encoded by the coding sequence TTGTCTGATATCTATTTGGAAGTTAACCTTCATAATTTATATTATAATTTATCCAAAATAAAAAAACAATTGAATAGTAGTACTATGATAATGGCAGTTGTAAAAGGTAATGCTTATGGTCATGGTAGTGTAGAAATAGCTAAAGCATTAAGTGAAGATGTAGATTATTTTGGAGTTGGGTTACTTGATGAAGGTGTTGAACTTAGAAAAAACAACATACAGCAATCTATTTTTTTAATGGGTCCCAGTAATGATTATAAGACAATTTATGATAATAATATTACAATGAGTATTTGTTCATTGAATGAACTAGAGAATTTAATCAAATGGACAAACAATAATCAGAAAAAAATAAAGTTTCATCTGAAAGTTGAAACGGGTATGAATAGATTTGGCATAAATTATAATCAACTAGAAGAAATTAAATTATTATTAGAACAATCTACTTATGCAATACTTGAAGGCATATATTCTCATTTTGCAACAACCTATAAAAATAATAAAAATTATGTATTAAACCAAAAAGAAAAATTTGACAAATATAAAACTTTTTTTGATAATTATTATAATGATTTAATATATCATATAGCCAATAGTGAAAATACAATAGACTTTAAACATGCTCATTATAATATGGTAAGATTGGGTAATGCTTTGTTTGGTCCTTGTAATAGTCAAAAAAACATAGGACTCAAAAAAATATCTAAAGTTAAATCTAGAATCATATATACCAAAAAAGTTAATAAAGGCGAAAATATTGGTTATGGTAATAGCTATAAATCAAAACAGAATAAAATCATTGGAATAATTCCCATTGGATTTTATGACGGAATGGGTTTATTGAAAAAGCCGATAGGTTCTAGATTTTTATCCGTTACTAAATACTATCTAAAAGAAATATATAGGTATTTATTTAGAAGTAAAACAATCATATATTATGAAGGTTTACCTTTAGAGATTCTAGGAAGACCTAATATGCAATATACTATTGTAGATATTACTAATATTAAAATAGATAATATGATAGTTGAGATCAAAATCTCTCCCATGTTTGTAAAAGAGAATATAAAGAGGACATACGTTTCGGAGGTAAAGAATTAA
- the topA gene encoding type I DNA topoisomerase — protein MAKNLVIVESPAKAKTIKKFLGSNYKVEASMGHVRDLPKSQLGVDIENDFEPKYITIRGKGELLKHLRKEVKKANKVFLATDPDREGEAISWHLLFSLNLQDKKFYRITFNEITKNAVKNSIKQAREIDMDLVDAQQARRILDRIVGYKISPLLWKKIKKGLSAGRVQSTALKLICDREEEINNFIPEEYWSLEAKLKDDKSKDEFIATFYGKDKKMKITSKEQVDTIVDYLKDKDYIVNDVKESIRQKKPLQPFITSTLQQEAAKKLNFTTAKTMRFAQQLYEGVDVKGKGTIGLITYLRTDSTRISDDADKAVKEHIKSSFGEEYVNNIKIVSNKKTNVQDAHEAIRPSYIDIHPDEIKDSLSRDQLRLYKLIYNRFVASRMKPAKYATKSIKISGGDYRFNASGSVLIFDGFLKVYNILDETEDNQKIGNINKDSNLSLIELNSKQHFTQPAPRYTEASLVKTLEENGVGRPSTYAPTISTIQKRGYVSKEKKNIFPTELGEIVNDIMEKYFENIVNVKFTAALEKELDEVETGNIPWKEVLRNFYPDFGNTIEYAEEKIGKIEIKDEVSDVLCDKCGRNMVIKIGRYGKFLACPGFPECRNAKPLYEKVEGVACPKCSGEIFIKKTKKGRRYYGCENNPKCDFMTWNKPTKEICPKCGTIMVEKGKYLKCNNEECNYSILKENVTND, from the coding sequence ATGGCAAAAAATTTAGTAATAGTTGAATCGCCTGCAAAAGCAAAAACTATAAAAAAATTTTTAGGTAGTAATTATAAAGTTGAAGCTTCAATGGGACATGTAAGAGATTTGCCTAAAAGTCAGTTAGGTGTTGACATAGAAAATGATTTCGAACCTAAATATATTACTATTAGGGGTAAGGGTGAACTCCTAAAACATTTAAGAAAAGAAGTTAAAAAGGCTAATAAAGTTTTCCTAGCAACTGACCCTGACCGTGAAGGTGAAGCGATATCATGGCATTTATTATTTTCTCTTAATTTGCAAGACAAAAAATTTTATAGAATAACATTCAATGAAATTACAAAGAATGCAGTTAAGAATTCAATAAAACAAGCAAGAGAAATTGATATGGATTTAGTTGACGCTCAACAAGCTAGAAGAATTCTAGATAGAATAGTCGGATATAAGATAAGCCCGTTGTTGTGGAAAAAGATAAAAAAAGGACTTAGTGCAGGAAGAGTCCAGTCAACTGCTTTAAAATTGATTTGTGATAGAGAAGAAGAAATTAATAACTTTATACCCGAAGAATATTGGTCATTAGAAGCGAAACTAAAAGACGATAAATCAAAGGATGAATTTATTGCTACATTCTATGGCAAAGATAAAAAGATGAAAATAACTTCCAAAGAGCAGGTTGATACAATAGTTGATTACCTAAAAGACAAAGACTATATAGTAAATGATGTAAAAGAAAGTATAAGGCAGAAAAAACCACTTCAACCATTTATTACCAGTACTCTTCAACAAGAAGCTGCTAAAAAATTGAATTTTACTACTGCTAAAACTATGAGATTTGCCCAACAGTTATATGAGGGTGTAGATGTAAAAGGTAAAGGTACAATAGGTTTAATAACTTATCTTCGTACAGATTCTACACGTATTTCTGATGATGCAGACAAAGCAGTAAAAGAACATATAAAAAGTAGTTTTGGAGAAGAGTATGTAAATAATATAAAAATTGTAAGTAATAAAAAAACTAATGTACAAGATGCCCATGAAGCAATAAGACCATCTTATATAGATATTCATCCTGATGAGATAAAAGATTCATTATCAAGGGATCAATTAAGATTATATAAGCTGATTTATAACAGATTTGTTGCAAGTAGAATGAAGCCCGCAAAATACGCTACAAAATCAATAAAAATTAGTGGAGGAGATTACCGATTTAATGCTTCCGGTTCAGTATTAATTTTCGATGGATTTTTAAAAGTCTATAATATTTTGGATGAAACAGAAGATAACCAAAAGATTGGAAATATTAATAAGGATTCTAATTTAAGTTTGATAGAGTTAAACTCCAAACAACATTTTACACAACCTGCACCAAGATATACTGAAGCATCATTAGTTAAGACTTTAGAAGAAAACGGTGTAGGTAGACCAAGTACCTATGCTCCTACTATATCTACTATTCAAAAGAGAGGGTATGTTTCTAAAGAAAAGAAAAATATTTTTCCAACTGAATTAGGAGAAATAGTAAATGATATAATGGAAAAATATTTCGAGAATATAGTTAATGTGAAATTCACAGCAGCTCTCGAGAAAGAACTTGATGAAGTTGAAACAGGAAACATACCATGGAAAGAAGTACTAAGAAACTTTTATCCTGATTTTGGTAATACAATTGAATATGCTGAAGAAAAAATAGGCAAAATTGAAATAAAGGACGAAGTTTCTGATGTGTTGTGTGATAAATGTGGTAGGAACATGGTAATCAAAATTGGCAGATATGGTAAATTTTTAGCATGTCCTGGTTTTCCAGAATGTAGAAATGCAAAACCTCTATATGAAAAAGTTGAGGGTGTTGCTTGCCCTAAATGTAGTGGCGAGATCTTTATTAAAAAGACTAAAAAGGGCAGAAGATATTATGGGTGTGAAAACAACCCTAAATGTGATTTTATGACTTGGAACAAACCTACAAAAGAAATTTGTCCTAAATGTGGAACTATTATGGTTGAAAAGGGCAAATATCTAAAATGTAATAATGAAGAATGTAATTATAGTATTTTGAAAGAAAATGTTACAAATGATTAG